GCCCAGATTGCCTTGCTCCTGCATATTATCGAGGCGTTTTGAGAGGAGCGTTTTCAAGATTTCAAAGAGCGAGGAGGCAGACTGGGGGATCGTCCTCCGTAGTCATATCACGTGTCCCGTCCCGCGGGTTATGGCAGAGCCCATGGCGGCCACTTCGGGAGCCCACCTTGCCAACGGGTCATTCGACCACTAACCTGATCGATCATGGCAATGGAGCGACCACATCCGACGGTGCCCGCGGACCAGCCGGAATCGATCTGGGACAATGACCTGCCTGCTGGGGATTCGCCGCCACTGCCGCGTTGGCCACTGGTGGCCGCCGCTGTCGCCTTCGGGCTGTGGTTTGGCTTCGTTGTCTCGATGATGGTTGTGCGTCTCTCGGAAACGCGTCACGTCGCGTAGCAGTGTGACCTTTGCAGGGTCATTGGCGCAGCAGGCACTTGATGGTCCAGGCGAGCCCACCGCAGCTTGATCCCGCCGTCTTCGATGAGAATCTGGCTGCCTTGCAGCGGGCCGAGCCGCAGCTAGCGGACCGCGTGGCCCGGCTCATGGGGGCGGTCCAAGCCGCGTCAGCCGTGACTCGCGACGGCGAGATCAGCTTTCGCGTCCCAGGCTTCAGGCCGGACGGTACGCAGAGTTCTGCGGAGCAGTGGTTCGGTCGAACCTCGATCCCGGCGGTGCGAGCGGCCGCCCTGCTGGACCGTTTTGATGCCGGCTTGGGCAATGTCCTGCTACCAGGGCTGGGACAGGGCTTTGAAGCGACGTTGCTGCTCCGGCGGCTGGCTCGGTGCCGAGCGGTCTTTGTGTGGGAACCCGACGAGCGTGCCCTGGTGCTGGGTTTACGGCTGCACGACTGGGCGGCGGCCATCGCGGAGCAACGACTGGTACTGCTCGGGGGACCTGCGGAGAGCCTGACCACAACACTGGTAAACTGGTTCAACGTGCACCCGGGTCATCTCTGCCCCACTCGCATCCTGATGTGGCCCTGGGCCAGGCCGGCAGAGCTGGCCGAGATCCGCGCCGCTGTTCAGGCTGCCTACGAGATCGTCGAGCAGGCTCGGGTCCTGGAGACGAGCCGCATCCGGCAGCAGCTTGCGGAAGCGTTGTTGGCGTTGGCCGTTGATGATACAGCTGGAGGCAGCACGCATGTGACCGGGGGCCGCAGATCTGCGCTCGTGCTCTCGCTGCAGCCCCGAGATGAAGTTCTGGTGTTGGGAGATGCGTTGTTGGCGGCCCTGTCCACTGCGGGGGGACAAGCTGAGCACGTGGCGGTCCGATCTGCCGGGGATGTTCATTCCCTGGCTCGGATCCGGCGAATCGCCGGGATTCCCGGTGGGCCGCCTGGCCAGGCCATCCTCCTGAATGCCACTCGCCAAGAAGTTCGGGACGTGCTGCCGGAGCTGATTCCGGCCATCAGTTGGCTGGAGACTCATGCCATTCCGGCGTCGGGACTAGCCGGGCAGATGGGCGAGGGGGACCTGGTCGCGGTCACGCACGCGCGGGGTTACGCTCGAGCCCTGCAAGCGGGTATCGAGCCTGGGCGGTTGCAGGTCTGCCCACTGCCCTGCCTGGCGGTGCCGAGCGATCCGGCGGGGCTGGCAAACGCGGACCGCCCCGTTGAAGTGGTCATCATGACGGACCTGCCGTTCACCAGTGCGGAGCGCTTTGGATACAACCTGCCCACTCACCTGCAGCTATGGAGCACGGCCATCGATCTGCTCGGGGCGCGCATTGACGGTTTCATTGACGAGCAGGGAGAGTCTGTTCTTGCGGCCGCGGAGAAGCGTCTGGGGCTGAGGATCGACGATCCGGAAGTACGACGGCCCATGCTGGAGACCCTGTGCAGCACGGTTGCCAATGCCTTTCTGTGGCGGCGACTATTCCAGACCCTGATTCGGGCGGGCATCCAACCGGTGGTCTGC
The Phycisphaerae bacterium DNA segment above includes these coding regions:
- a CDS encoding glycosyltransferase family 1 protein, with translation MVQASPPQLDPAVFDENLAALQRAEPQLADRVARLMGAVQAASAVTRDGEISFRVPGFRPDGTQSSAEQWFGRTSIPAVRAAALLDRFDAGLGNVLLPGLGQGFEATLLLRRLARCRAVFVWEPDERALVLGLRLHDWAAAIAEQRLVLLGGPAESLTTTLVNWFNVHPGHLCPTRILMWPWARPAELAEIRAAVQAAYEIVEQARVLETSRIRQQLAEALLALAVDDTAGGSTHVTGGRRSALVLSLQPRDEVLVLGDALLAALSTAGGQAEHVAVRSAGDVHSLARIRRIAGIPGGPPGQAILLNATRQEVRDVLPELIPAISWLETHAIPASGLAGQMGEGDLVAVTHARGYARALQAGIEPGRLQVCPLPCLAVPSDPAGLANADRPVEVVIMTDLPFTSAERFGYNLPTHLQLWSTAIDLLGARIDGFIDEQGESVLAAAEKRLGLRIDDPEVRRPMLETLCSTVANAFLWRRLFQTLIRAGIQPVVCGHGWSDVAGNCWQGPVTGLQDRARIAEQAKLVIHADVTGELSHAALLAAGSGAVLLARAHPSDRGPGGWHTLFEPDRSMVTFRTEQELTRLVGQLIGDSARRRSLARLAGEAVKSHHTPGARLATLRSSASSCSSSSRVQS